AtaatgtgcagtgtagacacatcaaAGGGGTGCAGATAGGAGACAGATGGCAGAAGAAGGATCCTGCTCTCTGAAACACTGAGTGAAGAGGTCACATCACAGGTTCCAGCTTCTTCTATGCCAGCCTTAAGGTAAACAAATCTTTCATACTCAACTTCATTAAAAATAGATCATTCAGGAAAGGGAAGCAAATATCACCTTATCCATCCAACCATGCCGATGCAGTTTCCTTTCGGATGACCCTAGATCTTTTGCCTGGGCCACTGAAACAATTAGGGAGATGCTGGAAACTCAAAGATCCAAGCAGAAGTTGCGGTACTAGAAAATTTACAGCCAGAGTCTTGGTTCTTCACTGACCCAACAGGATGAGGGGGCCATATGGAATATTTATGGAACTAAATTGTTGCTGCTGCTTGATAAAAATGTATCATCTTCAGATTCTATTGTAAATTGTGTTTTCTTTCCCCTAGTTGCACCTCATGGCGAACCCAGAGCAGGGAAATCAAACAGTTCTCACAGATTTCATCCTACTAGGATTTGGGAATCTCCCCGAGCTGCAAATTCTTCTCTTCTTGCTATTTCTTGCCATCTACATTGTGACCGTGGCCGGAAACATCCTCATTGTTGtgctagttgtggctgatcagcaacttcacacccccatgtacttcttcctggggaacttgtcctgcttggagacctgctacacctccaccatcctgcccaggatgctAGCCAGtttcctgactggggacagaaccatttctgttAGTGGCTGCCTCACACAATATTATTTCTTTGgtttcctggcagctgcagagtGCTATCTCCTGGCagtgatgtcttatgatcggtatttagcaatatgcaaaccactgcactatgCAGTCCTTATGAATGGCAGGTCCTGCTTCCAGCTAGCAGCTGGCACTTGGATTAGTTGTTCTCTGGCTATAGACATAACAATATTTTTAATGCAACAATTAAATTTCTGCGGccccaatgaaattgaccatttcttctgtgacttCATCCCAGTAATaaaactctcctgcagtgacacacGTATGATGGAGCTTATCACTACCATACTGGCTGCTATATGCACTCTCCCACCATATCTATTAACTCTGGCAACATACGTCTGTATCATCACCACCATCCTGCGAATCCCTTCCACCTCTGGGAAGAGAaaagccttttccacctgctcctctcacctcattgtggtgtcAATTTTCTATGGGACCATAATGATTGTCTACATGCTACCAAAAACTGATACACTGAGAGACCTGAACAAAGTGTTCTCCGTCTTCTACACAGTCATGACTCCCATGGTCAACCCTCTCATATACAGCCTGAGGAACAGAGAGGTCAAAGAGGCCCTGGGAAAAGTTGTCACTAAATTCTCCACTGTCAAAAGGATTCAAACCTTCTTATCATAGTTTGTTCAGTGCATGTGAAATGAGAATGAGCTGGTTTACTGTAATGTGTCTGAGTCACTTCTCTCTCTGGCCATCGGGCTTTTTAGGTGAGGTCAGTGGCCACTATAGCTCACACTCGATATTGGGGCTGATATTTGAGCTGTTTGGGCTTAGGGATTCTGGTCTTTGTGGTTTGATTAGTCTGATATTTATCACTGCTGTTGTGGATTGCTTTAAAACACCTCGTCAATGAGGCACCAAGGCCATCTTGTGCTTCCATTCCGATATCGCCTGTAATTACATGAGCACACACTGTGTTTTATACTGGGCCCCTTTACCATGGATTGCACAAGAtactcaatatttctttttatccatCTCCTTCAATAAGCCAAGGTACAGGGCCCAATAGCTCCGTAAGAACTTGAGCACTGAGGTGGGACAATATTGAAGAAAGGTCGGTACTGTGATAATAGCACAgagagacctggcttctattccctgTTTTGTCACTGGGATCCAAGGAAGCTGACTTCACCTCTCGGgacctcagtttccttatctgtacaATGGGGTTTCTTGCCACACTTGTGTGAATGGCTGATTTGATCCCTTACTGCCCAGGGTACCCTTGTTTTGCAAATTTCCAAACTTCATAGCTCTGAAATCTGATCTGTCAATTATACAGCAGGGAAAGCACATGGTGTCAATTCCTACAGCGGGCTCGGCATTTCCTGGtaaatgctgagcactcacagctctcagtgaagccagtgggaattgagggcactcagcatccTGTAATGTCAAGTCCAAGGTGAGCATGATTGTGGGTGAACACAGCCTGGTCTGTGACAGCACTTGGCAGATACATCTTATTTCCCAAGAACTCCATCAGATTCCGTATCAGCAATTCATTGTCACCCCATTAGTGTCACTGTGGTAGCAGAAAATGCAGACTGCCAGCTCTGCtataattaggcttggaaggattagatttttatcagtcaaTGTTGATAAGCATCAATTTCCCCATACATGCACAAACcaagagaaaaatatttccacAAATAATAACCAAAATgtgcagataggcaaagtaagaaaaatgttgcttgagaacttactggagtttgatttaaggatatttactttgtatacatTGACATGTgagttgacaatttgtgttttaatggttatgaaATTTAACTTTGTAAATCTAAATGTCTGCTGCCATTAAACAATTATCGTCTGACCGCCCCCATTGTCTGATGGCCCATAATTTTGCACCActgtgaaaataaaaaataatgcttaaaatgaacatcaatattatccatcaaattatgtttaaaaaaatgaattctgccaagtctaGCTATGATTAGGGTTGAGCTTCACTTTCTCTTGAAAGGTGGATCATTCTAAGTGCATACAAATTTTCCCTGCCTCTTGGGGCAGTTATGTAACATTAGTGTTCCAAATCTGAACCAGAGATTCCTGAGTTTCAACCCCTCAAAAACCTTCCCAAGCAACAGCATTTGCAAAATCAAGTTGTTCTTTTAAGGATTTCTTTTTCACACAACTGGGGATCACACTACAGCGTGGATCAGGCCAAAACTTATCTCAGTCACTCAGGATTTATCTCAGCTAGTGCACAGCACCCACTGCCCCTTTGGGGTTACACTGAAGAAACTGTCATGACCCAGAGACCTCGTGGTGTGAactggcagagggctcagggagTCCATAGTCTTTTATAGGGATCCTCTAAGTCACTTATATGCATAGTAGTTCACCAGAGGGTGGCATGTAAGGTCTCTACCAGGAGCAAGTAGCCCACTGACCATCATAATTATTGGAAGATGTTTGTACAGGCAACAATTTAAGAGGTATGTAAAATATTAGGTTCCAGAACTGTTAAAAGGACAGCTTGTCACCTGAGTCAAGGCAAGGCTCAGGGTTAACTCAATCAGCACACAGAACAATGAACATCTGGGGAGACAGGCTACGTTTACTCTCTGGGCCAGGTGCGGACCTGAAGATTTACAAAGACAAAGGAACCCCAAGAAAAGTCTCTGAAGAGGGGACATTTTGGGGGAAGAGACAATAGTCTGTAACTGCAAAAAAAAGGTGGAGAGGGGACAAGATTTTATCCTTCAGCAAGGAGGCAAGCTGGCAATGTGCTTTGTCATAAGGAGTAGGGGTCACAACCAGCCTGGCTATAAAGAGCTGGTGAACAATACTTTATTAGACATGAGAGTATCTTGTTAATTAAGTCTCAGCTCCAGGAtgctgtgacattccccagggtacagtctggactgatggacagctgtgtcccctcaatatccaacctggggtgccttttacattgCTTCGCTGTGAGAACAACCACTCCTGGCCTGCTCACACGCAGTCCCCAGCATGgaaatcactcccagctacatTGCATGAGTGTTATAGCCAGCCACCCATGAATTACACACAGAGCAACTCCATCAAACTTCCAGTCCCAGACTTGTCCTGAGAAATGTGTGTCTTGGACTGTCCATCTCTCTCCTTCTGGACAACACACATTCATAGAAAGTCTGTCTGGAGAAAGTCAGGCAATGCGGGAGGATGAGGGAGATAATGTTGTGTCAATATTCAAAAAAGGCAAGCAGGGTGCTTGAGTAACTACAGGCCAGTTGTCCTGAtatcaatcccaggcaaaatacTGGAAAAGCTTGTACGGGGTTCAActgataaagaatgaaaggataggaatataattaatgccagtcaaacTGGTTTTATGGAAAccagatcttgtcaaactaatctgatttcattctttgatgagattacaagttttggTTGGTAAATGTAACTGCATTGATGTGATCTACTTACACTTGTGCAGGGTGTTTGATTTAATACCATATGATATTCTAATCATAGAAtaatagggttggaagagacctaaggaggtcatctaatacaatcccctgctcaaagcaggaccaacacaaactaaatcatcccagccaaggctttgtcaagccgtgCCTTAAAAGACTCTAAGGATGGATATTCCatcacctccttaggtaacccagtccagtgcttcaccaccctcctagtgaaatgatGTTTCTTAATagccaacctagacttccccactgcaacttgagaacattgcttcttgttctgtcatctgccacctctgagaacagctgagctccatcctctttggaatcccccttcaggtagttgaaggctgctatcaaatcccccttcactcttctcttctgcagactaaataatcccagttccctcagcctctccttgcaagtcttgtgccccagccccctcatcattttcgttgccctctgctggactctctccaatttgtccacatcccttctgtagtgggggaaccaaaacCAGATGCAATACTCCcgctgtggcctcaccagtgtagaatagaggggaataatcacttccctcaatctgctggcaatgctcctactaatgcagcccaatatgccgttggccttcttggcaatgagggaacactgctgactcatatccagcttcttgtccactgtaatcccgaggtccttttctgcagaactgctgcttagccagtcagtccccagcctgtagtggtgcatgggattcttccttcctaagtgcaggactctgtacttgtccttgttgaacctcatctgatttcttttggcccaatcctccaatttgtctaggtcattctggacctatccctaccctccagcatatctacctctccctccattttagtgtcatctgctaaATTGCAGatagtgcaattaatcccatcatccagatcattaataaagaacaaaactggccccaggactgacccctggggcactccacttgataccagctgccaactagacattgagccattgatcactaccctttgagccTGACAATCTGGCCATCTTTCTATGcacctttatagtccattcatccaatccatactttttaaacttgatggcaagaatactgtgggagaccgtatcaaaagcttttctaaagtcagGATATATCACATCAACCACTTTccctatatccacagagccagttatctcctcatagaaggcaatcaggttggtcaggcatgacttgcccttggtgaatccatgttgactgttcctgatcaccttcctctcctccaagtgcttcaaaatggattccttgaggacctgctccatgattttgccagggattaagtgaggctgaccggtctgtagttctctgggttctccttcttcccctttttaaagatagacactatatttgcctttttccaatcaccatgaattttcaaagataatggccaatgattaaaaaaaataacactaTGCAGTATCAGTAAAGACAGCAGAGAATGGCAGAACAAGAACAATAGCTGGAAGCTAAagacagacaaattcaaattagaaataaggcccaCATGTTTTAACAGtgggggtaattaaccattagaacaaaatCCCAAGGGCAGTGGGGGATTCTCTATCTCTTGATGTCCTCAGACCCAGCCTGGCTGGTGTTCTGGAAGATGCTTTTGCCAGACACAAGTGATTGGGTTCAAAATATGGGTAACCAGATGAAACGTAATGGCCTGTACTACGCAGGAATCAGACCAGGGGACCTAAtgctcccttttggccttaaactctatgaatcacTGATAAATGGGGATGGAGAGGATTGAGAGTTGGGGGAGTGTCCAAGTGAGGATGTGTAgggccagagggaggggagaaacaCGGGAAGGGGGACATGGGTGTGgatggcagggggatggggtctAAGGAGGTGGGGACCTTTGTGgcagatttctgttaccaatctgcccGGGGCATCAGGGAatcaggctgaggccacaggatcTTTTGGGAaggagatgaaggagcacaccaaggactaaattttaaagctttattaataaaataataaaataacagcagaaAGTGATGGGTGCTCCCCACGGCattcagaggaaggaagaaagcgttagtgccccaagctctaacccactttcatactctaCCTGAGGCTGGccaagaagaagagggggaggcGTGGATGGCAGTTCTGTCTTGGGCCCAGGTCGTCCGAGGTCCCCTGTTGATCTCCGAATTGCTCTGTCTCTAAAGAGGGTTTTAAGTCCAGGGTTCCTTTGGGGGTGTTTCGTTCCATGacctctgttcctggtgctctttgtaccagtccaaaccaATTTTCTGTGGTCTCCTCAACTTTTCCAAAACACACCAGCAGGACTTTGTTTTCCCCTGTGTTGGCCTTCACTGTCTCGTTCATTTTGGGCTGCCTCCACAGGTCTGTTCAGCTGAATCCTCCTTTCTTACTGttggtcaggggtgggggggtccaggCCCCCCTCTTTCCTGGCAGGCAGCCGAGAGTCAGATGTGTGCTGTGGCCTTGAGCTGGCTGGAGTCAGCATCTTATATTCAGGCCTAGCAGGAGTGTGGAGTTAACCCATTCTCtgctctcttcctccttccccctcttggCCTCTCATACCCTGCAAAGAATCATCCATTCCACACTCACACCTTTGACCCTTCCCAAAATGCCCTGGGATGCTTGCAACAGTGTTAGCAATATACAGTGCTAATCTGCCTCTCCAGGGGATCTACGGGAGGGAGGTGACTGTTGAGCTGTGACACTGTCAGCTCCACATTCCCCTATATGGTTTGAAGCCACCacacctttcccctcccctcccctgctcctgtcCTGGCTGGGTGGTATGAGTAGGGAAGGAGAGATGCCTTTTATTCACAGCCGCATTGCTCAAGAgctagagaatccaccatttccatTGGTAGTTTAACCTTTGCAGGCACCCTCATTACTGACTCATACGCTGTGGCTATTGACAGCTCCAGGATTCAGAGTTAAAGTTGTGTTGTGGCAATAGTGTgtaccttaactcttcatttcttaGTATTGAGAGGTTTCAGTTTAATGACTTTTCCCATTCTGGAAGGGTACGAGGCACctctgggcaaccttaactcggCTTTAACAAAGTTTTGGGGCATTTAATATAtgtggtaaagaaaaaaaaagggagaagagTTTTTCTTTGAGGTTAGTTCTACACCCTCCAACTCATTCCCTTTGAGGTTAAGAGTTTGACACTCTTAACAATGTCCCAGTTTTcctttaaattgatttaaaattcCATCTGCAGAAATGTCCTGGGAGATTTCACCTTCTTGCATGAAGGATAGATAATGAGACAACAGAGACAGTCACTTTTATACAAGGCAGAACGTACACCAAACAGAACAGTAGAACTAGGGCATCCAGACTACAATCTGCTTATTGAAGGAAATCATATACATGGAGAGGTGGTTTTAGAAGATGGATTGTAGAACCTGCATCTCAGCCCCAGAAATGTTGAACAAAGGGGTCATATCAAACAATTCTAGCTTGAAATAGACCCATTTCAGAGGTGAAAAAACCTTCATTACTCTTTTCAGTTAAATCAGAAATGCAGATGGACAAGAGTGGGCTGCTGATAATGTCCATCCTCTCTGCTCACTGCTGTATTTTACCTTTCAGGAGGTGATCTGTCTCAGTGAGTTGTTGAGAAACTTAGTGATAGATAAAAGGaggtaaagagtcctgtggcaccttatagactaacagaagtattggagcgtaagttttcgtgggtgagtacccacttcgtcagatgaatgatATCTATCTATATTCGTGATAGATAGTTGCTAACAATTGTTTTAGCTGTATAGGCTGTGATTTTCATAGACTCTTTACTGGGCACCCCATTCCTCTAGGCAGGTTTGGAAATCTCAGCCTGAATTGTTTATTTTGGAATCATAGGAATGGCTGTATCAGATCAGATCATCGATCCACCCAGTGTAGTGGCCTATCTCCAACAGTTACATGCACAAGCTCCTTAAGAGGTAGGTGCACAGAGCAGCTTTCTCCCAACCCACCCATTTAATTGGCTTATACTCTAAGGCAGGGGGATTTATTTCCCTTCCAAACCTCTGAATTCTATCTTTGGTTTGTGTTTGAATTCTCGATAGCGTAACTCTGGAAGTTCCAGTTGTCCACATAAATCCTCGGTCCTTTTAAATCATGGTTTGCTGCTTGTGGCTTGTGTTCTGCAGACCAGTGCTGCATGGTGTGGGAACAAACAAAACACCCTCGAATTCTGCAGATCCATGAAGTTGACTgacttttttaaaagcaaacccaaaaataaaataaaagatttttttgtGTGCATTGCAACTGGCTTCCAGCAATTTCCATGCAGTTCTTAACACTGATATAACCTGTATTGCTACAGCATATGTATACCTAGCCTGATATTTCGTGTTGTAAATTCAGTGTCCATATAGAATAACAGTTTCTTTAAGCTGCTGTTCGAGAAGAGCAATAATCTATTACAGAAAATGAGTTGTCTGTCAATTTACACCTTGGGTTGCATTCCCCACCCAACCATTCAGCTAGTAACCATCAGGAGAagccattaaaaaacaaaaacaaaccaaaaaaccccaatctTATGGCATTATTTGCTGACAATACATTaatctttaaatatatttttcatgttctcttccAGGATATGTTGGATTTTCTGTAGATACTACCCATGGCCAGTGCAGACTGGAGCAATAAAACAGATAtagaattcatcctcctgggcTTTGGGAATCTCCCTGAACTGCAAGTTCTTCTCTTTCTTCTGTTTTCAGTGATCTACACTGTGACCATGGTAGGGAACATACTCATCATTATACTTGTTGTaactgatcagcaccttcacacccccatgtacttcttcctgggaaaCTTGTCCTGCCTGGAAACTTGCTACACCTCAACtatcctgcccaggatgctggtCAGTCTCCTGACGGGGGACAGAACCATCTCATTCAGAGGCTGTATTgtacaattttatatttttggaGTCCTAGTTACTACAGAGTGTTTTCTCTTATCcgtgatgtcttatgatcggtatttagcaatatgcaaaccactgcactatggAGCCCATATGAATGGCAGATTCTGTGTCCTGCTGCTGTCTGGGTCTTGGATAATTGGCTTTTTCGCTATTACCATGACAACATCTCTGATGTCACAACTGCCTTTCTGTGGGCCTGGTAAGATTGATCACTTCTTTTGTGATTTCACCCCAATGATaaaactctcctgcagtgacactcGCCTAATAGAATTTTTGGGTTTTGTCCTGTCAACTGTATGTTCACTGCCACCATTTCTACTAACTGTAACATCCTACATTTGTATCATCACCtccatcctgagaatcccttccaccactgagaggcaaaaggcattttccacctgctcctcccacctcattgtgGTTACAACTTTTTATGGGACTCTGATCATTGTTTATCTCCTACCCAAAACTAAGATACTGAGAGACCTGaacaaagtgttctctgtctTCTACAGTGTCCTGACTCCCCTGGTCAATCcactcatctacagcctgagaaacaaagaggtaAAAAAGGCCCTAAGAAAAGCAGTCAGTAAATTTATGGATTTCACGAGAATTTAGAGCATGTAAGGTCATTATTTTAGTTGTCAGTGAAAAGGCAATAAACTGAGAAGATTTACTGAATGTCGGAAACAGAGTTTTCTTTTTGGTGTTGTATGGTCATTTCTTCAGAATAGCTACTGATGACTTGTCCAAAGAAGAATGGAGTTGCTAAGCCCAAAAAAGTGAGATAATCAAGATAATCAAAATCATTGGGTGATATCCTGACCCAgctgaaataaatggcaaaactcccatggacacCATtggagcaggatttcacccattaaaATAACACACCATTCAAATGTAATTTACCCAGTGTACCTGCTTTGTACTGTACTTAACAAGGGTTATAgaaataggcttggaaggattagattttaatTGGTAAATAtcagtaaacattgatttctctgtacacacacaaaccgatgaaaaaatatttccatcaaaaaTCGTAGAAATCTACAggcaggcaaagaaagaaaaatgttgcttgagaactttattagagtttgatttaaggctatttactttgtgtatttttgcatgtgatgttgacaatttgtggttTAGCTGTTATAAAGCTTTAGCTTTTTTAATCTAGTGTCTagagtcattaaataattatagtttgttttttttcaaccCAAACTGCTACAACCTAGAACACTTATTTATGCTAATCCCCAGTACTCAAAATCCATCATTTCCTTGCTCTTTGTGGACCCCATCTTGGAAGGCACTAGCCACCCTCTATACACCAGGTGACTTCACAGGATGCACTCAACACCTGGTTAATTAATTTTTACACTCGAGCAACACAACTGGCTTTAATATGAATACTCAGTTGAGTAATCAATACTTGTGTGAGTAAGCATTGCAAGATCCAGCccatgtataaacaaaatgtgcaTGAAACTCAATGCCTAAGTACAGCGTAATCTAATCCAGTAGGTTTAACACCTTGATCCTTCAGCCCTTATTTAAAAGACTAACCCCTACTCCATGGGACTAATGGATAGAGTAAGGTTTATTGACCTGATAAAGCCTTGTAGGATTGAGAGATTATTTTAAGCTCCTTCCATGTGAAAGAAGTGAGAGCCAAGGCAGATGATGTAATGGAAATTCAAGAGCTGTTTGTTGACTTCAGGCTATCCACTGTGTGATCACTCTAGAGGACTGGTCTCCCTAGACATGCCAGTCAACACGTTCTTATAGGAGCCTGTTGAGCTACTGAAGGAAAGGCTTTTTGTGTTCATTGCAGGTGAGACATCATTTGAGTTGACCTGAGAGGAGACCTATGTTATTGTTCTTGTTATTGTTTAACGCATGCATGTAGCATCACACAAGCACATGGCACTTTACAAAGGGATTACAGGCACAGATATGACTCTCCTCTTGCTACTGGCATAACTCATATTTACACTattgtaagtgaaaggagaacaaggccatgtctacactacagctgatATGGCAGCACAGCTAtggtgctgtagtgtagacaccacagtgatggaagggtttttccaacgctgtagtaaatccacccctcTGAGACATGGTAGTTAGGTCAACAGAATAATTCTGCCATGGACCTAGATCCAGCTACATTGGGGGTTAAGTCAATCTAACTATGTCACCACAGAGCGTGAAATTTTTCACcatcctgagcaatgtagctgctGTCAGTTGCTGGCTGTGTGGGTTCTCGCTGTGTGCTGCTCTAGCCAGGTAGCCAGTATAGCAGATCTCGATCGAAGTGCCTGAGAAGACCACAGACTCTGTTCAGTGGCAAAGGcactcggccaggtttattgatGACAAAGCACGGCATTACTGCCCTATGCGTGCTACAGGTACACTTAATACATGTATACCTGTGACAACGGACCAGCTCAGTGAGCggcaggactttccactcccATCTCAGCCAGACAAAGACACCCCCTCTGTGACCCCtcttttatacactgatacaaGTAAGTTACATATTGCCCCTCTGACGTGGTTTGTTATCATCCTTTACCTTGTACCTGTTGGTTCAattaaaacatctctatccagCACCCTgttatcctgaccttatctttaagagGGGTCAGTGTGTCCTTGTATAATCTTCAGGGAGTGTCTTTACACCATAACTTTGTATCAGGGTGTTCTGGTactacccttctggaatgtgtttacgtGAATACTTAGTGCCTAGGAGTGCTTGTGCTTTTGCAAtgccagccctgttcttgccaagtTCATATATCAGAGAGTGAACCTGCCAGCAGGCATCTGTTTTGTAACAGAGCCTgcctttagttcaggccttagagCTTACACCAGGcccctcataccaggcctcatgtctcagcctctctctttctactacagTAGCTAGGGCAACCTAACTTTTAGGtggagaccaggcctgagacccaTGGTCCATGCAGCAAAGATCTCACTGTTTGAACTGATCAAGACAAGAGAAGTTGGTGTAGCAGGTAACAGCAGGCCATGGAGACAGATGGAGTGCGGAAGGAATGAACAGGTTAAGGTGATGCCTGActggttctttctt
The sequence above is a segment of the Mauremys mutica isolate MM-2020 ecotype Southern chromosome 12, ASM2049712v1, whole genome shotgun sequence genome. Coding sequences within it:
- the LOC123346908 gene encoding olfactory receptor 11A1-like translates to MASADWSNKTDIEFILLGFGNLPELQVLLFLLFSVIYTVTMVGNILIIILVVTDQHLHTPMYFFLGNLSCLETCYTSTILPRMLVSLLTGDRTISFRGCIVQFYIFGVLVTTECFLLSVMSYDRYLAICKPLHYGAHMNGRFCVLLLSGSWIIGFFAITMTTSLMSQLPFCGPGKIDHFFCDFTPMIKLSCSDTRLIEFLGFVLSTVCSLPPFLLTVTSYICIITSILRIPSTTERQKAFSTCSSHLIVVTTFYGTLIIVYLLPKTKILRDLNKVFSVFYSVLTPLVNPLIYSLRNKEVKKALRKAVSKFMDFTRI
- the LOC123346907 gene encoding olfactory receptor 11A1-like; the encoded protein is MANPEQGNQTVLTDFILLGFGNLPELQILLFLLFLAIYIVTVAGNILIVVLVVADQQLHTPMYFFLGNLSCLETCYTSTILPRMLASFLTGDRTISVSGCLTQYYFFGFLAAAECYLLAVMSYDRYLAICKPLHYAVLMNGRSCFQLAAGTWISCSLAIDITIFLMQQLNFCGPNEIDHFFCDFIPVIKLSCSDTRMMELITTILAAICTLPPYLLTLATYVCIITTILRIPSTSGKRKAFSTCSSHLIVVSIFYGTIMIVYMLPKTDTLRDLNKVFSVFYTVMTPMVNPLIYSLRNREVKEALGKVVTKFSTVKRIQTFLS